CTGGTTTATATTTTTCGATACTCAAACTAGTTACTATACAATTCAGCATAATATATAACGAAAGATTCCAATCATTCCCTCATCAAGGGACAAGGGCAATAAGCTTACTATTTACTTGACTATCTTCTCTATTGTTtctttatgaataaaataaaaatcaataatttcattaaataactaaatattacataattgaaatcccaaataatataaacataattaaaaaaaaattgaaatgaaaactAAAGTTACATAATTTGAACTCTAACCTCTTGTTCTTATAATCTTCTCCTTTGAGAATAATCAGtcatggaaaaatgaaaatctgCATAATTATAGCCTAAAGGCTAAAATAATACGGCATTCATTATTCCTAGTATTTAGTGTTTAACCTATTAATATTGATCATACGATAATTCCATCCACAACCAATTCAACTACAAACATAGTGTGAATTAATCAAAGTGGCCAATTCAACAagacacaaataaatcatctataaataccaatgaaactaattaaactagaatcaccaaaatcaaatttaattaaaaaaaaatggccgTAACCAAAGGCAATAAAAAGCCTCATGTTTTGGCCGTGCCGTTTCCGGCCCAAGGCCACGTGAAGCCGCTCATGAAATTGGCTCGCCAAATCGCCAAACACGGCATTAAGGTCACGTTCGTTAACATCGAATGCGTCCATCGCCAAATCCTCTCTTCCTCCCGGGCCGAGGCCGAGGCCGAGGACGAGGATATGCAAAACTTGGTGATGACCTCCGTGAGCGACGGGCGGGGCCCGGGCGAGGAGCACGACGTGTTCAAGCTGCTCGACACGCTGAGAAACTCGATGCCTCGATCGCTGACGGAGCTGATCGAGACCATCAACGCTTCCACGCCCGATGAGAGGATCACTTGCGTGATTGCGGATATCACTATGGCTTATCTTTCGCGGACCGCGGAGAGTATGGGGGCGGAATTCGTCGTTTTCTCGCCCCCCTCGGCCGCGGCCGTCGGCATACTCGGGCTGATTCCTAAGCTCCTCGAGGAAGGAAGTATGGATCAAGATGGTGAGATTTCCCGCCTAattcttcattttaaaattagttttatttttatgttactccctccgtcccggataattcgggtcactttgaccggacacgggttttaagaattgtaatgaaaagtgagttgaaaaatttagtggaattaggtcctacctttataaaCTATCATGACTAATCCTAACATGCCATGACCAAAAATTGCAGGAAGTGTGACAAATGGAGTGATAACAAGCCTCTCCAAAGACATACCAGAGTggaagaaagatgaatattcaTGGAGTTTCGCAATCGACCTAAAAACTCAGAAGATCTTCTTCGAATGTTCTCGAAGGATCGTCAGAGAAGTATCCGAGGCCAGGCTACTGATAAGCAACACTTGCTACGAGCTCGAGACCGCAGCTTGCGATCTCACCCCCAACCTCCTCCCGGTCGGGCCGCTGACCTTAGTCAACCCGGACGGCCCGAAGCCCGGCCCGAAATCATGCAGCTTCCACCCTCAGGACCTGTCCTGCCTAACCTGGCTGGATGGCAAGGCAGATGGATCGGTCATCTACGTCTCGTTCGGCAGCCTGGCCGTTTTCTCCCAGCAGCAGCTCGACGAGCTCGCATTCGGGCTCGAGATGTCGGGCCGGGCTTTCCTGTGGGTCGTGCGGGCGGACCTCGCGAACGGGTCGCGGGCCGTGCTCCCGGACGGGCTTGCGGGGGAGAATGGGAAGATCGTTGAGTGGGCCCCGCAGGAGGAGGTTCTGTCGCATCGCTCGGTCGGGTGCTTTCTGTCGCACTGTGGGTGGAATTCGACTCTGGAGGGGCTGAGCAGGGGCGTGCCGTTTCTATGTTGGCCTTATTTTTCGGACCAGTTTCATAACCAGAAGTATATATGTGATAAATGGGAGATTGGATTGAGGATTGATCATGATGAGAATGGGATTAGGTCTAGGCATGAAATTAGGGAGAAAATTGATTTGGTTTTTTGTGATGATCGTTTTAGGAAAAATGCATCGAGGCTTAAGGAGGTTACTAGGGAGAGTGTTGGTGAAGGGGGCTCTTCTTAcaagaatttgaagaaattcatTGATCATCTTAGGAAAATATGTTGAAGCAGTCTTATCAGTGTGATAAAGACCAGACAGAAGAATTCAGCCTAAAAGACTAGTCTGTTTACTCCACACCAGTTGTTCTCACAACCGATGTGGGAATTGAGTCGGTAACAAAGTGCTtgtgttttttaatttgtgtgctctgttttataattttcttgtaatgttcacttttaaaattcatgtattGTGATTCAAATATCTAAGTTAGTGACTGATCAGAATTGAATGAAAAATCGTTATTTTAGAATAGTCAAATATTTAGATAAGAAAATCATACgtatacattaattattcttgtagccacatatatatagcatgactaattaaattcttatGAGCTTCAAAATCTACCAACATTCATACAAATTGATTTCAACGCGAAGCCTAAAGTAAACATCTCCCTCAAACGAATCCGTCGACAAAGTAGCGACGCCTCGAGCCATGAAGAAATCGCCGGTGCCTCCGATGACGGAAATGTCCCTCGTCTTGTTCATCAACGGATCAGCCCCGGCGAAGTTCAACGTGCCCACGTAGTCCGTGGAGTTGAAGAGGAACGAGAAGCTGAGCCACGCGCCGTATATGCTCTTTTGGTCGTACAAATACATGCCTTGGGCCCGGCCCACGGGCGCCGAGTGCAAGTTGTTGTCTAGGGTTATGGGGTCGTCGAACGCCACCAAGTCCCCGAAGTTGTAGGGCGTCGCCACAGTGGTCTTGTTGGCCCACTGTGGGGACCCAATGATCGCGGAGGTGGCATTTTCGTAATTGTGCCCGTTGTAAAGGATGTCGTGGAAATAAAATACGAGTTGCTGACATGGCGGCCGGGAGTGGGGCTTTCGGCCGCGGGGGGCCGAGGCGGCGGTGGAGATGAGGAGGCACAAGAAAATGGCCTTCAACATAGATGTAGTGGCCATAATTTAGTAAGTGAAACTAGCTAGTAGATATGTGTTACAAAATTTAGTCTTGCTATATTTTGCATGTGTGTGAGATTGGATTTATAGGGGACTTGCGGTTGGTGAgctttgaaaattaaatgatttaattacttaCGTAAActacttttattaataaaattcattcCTTTTATTAGGTATGTGCTAGTTTGATCCTTGTGCTTTTATGTTCTATTTCGATTGGTCTGTGtgtaatatttttactttattaggTTATTGCATTTCTATTATTGCATCAACTTAAGGAAacgagtaatttttttatattttagagaagaaaagaaatagagaaatCAAGATTCCAATTTGTCAGtattgaaaaattcaaatggtACTCGACTACTTAAGTTAGGAAGGTCCCTCAAGTCAACTTTTTAGAGTGGTAGCTTTAGATGTTTAAATCATACATATGGAAacatttatgtttaattatttttccactCCTAAATTCTAATCCTCAAAGTGGAAAAAGTGAGTACTCACGGATGCCTAGTCaaaaaatttggatatttGAACTCGAAAATTACTTAAAGTGCAAACTCGATATCCGACCGGATACATTTTTGGTTATTCAAATACCGATATGGGTATCTGGACCCAAAAATTCTGCTACTCAAATATCCAACACATGAATTCAAACCGACAAATTTGGTATTCGAATACCTAacatattctaaattattacCCCACCCTATAAAACCaggtactttattttttcgctcctatcaaatttcttttaaaatcgTGGATTTTTCtcatagtttatttattttccccATGATAGTACTAAGTACTAATTAACTCTAATAAGATGAGATTTTCCcatgatattaatttattgttttcatGAACGTAATTTTGTAACTCTATTTAAAACGGAAAATCAACCGTATCTTTAACTCTTCATTATCTTTCGTTCTATTCATATTTCTCTTCATGTCTATATATGAGAAACTTATTTATCATTagaatgtaatttattttattttattgtatcaTAATCTTATGTCCAAATCTAGTAGAAAGTTGcaacctttttcattttggtcagAAATGATACAAGATAAAGAGGAAATTGTCCTCCATACATGCATCTTTTATACACCTACCACAATTATTGATTTGGAAAAtatgagagaagaaaattcCATTGGCTTTCTTATTCGTTtaattgtcaaattttaaGATCTGATGACACGAGTTGGTGGGCATGGTAAGAGATGAAGACAACCACTTTGGAGTGAAGTCACTAAAATAATTGTATCATCATATGTGCATATTGcaagttaatttattttaactatgtTTATAAGCATTTCTTTTCCATGCggtacatttttttaatttaaatattttattcatgaGAAATTGAGCTCATTGTAAGGGATTTTCTTTCATTAAACGATAGTGTCTCTCACTCCCCAAATAAGTAATAGTGCTccactatattttaaatttaaatgtctcatttctacacagtgataaaataatgcaaaaatataatactaaaattacttttatcatcaatacaattttatttacattttaatgGATTGTTCTGAATTATATTGTCAATTTTGTTGGATCTCCTTAAAGCCCAATATTTCATACGGGCCGCACGGCCCAAAAATATCTACGAAACATGTTCTATTTTCTTTAAGTATGTTTTTTTAGAGGATATGAAATCTAAATTAACAACCCATGTTTCTTCATAAATGCAATTTTTTGTATATCATGTTAACTAAGtagtcatttttttcttttaattttatacaccttttaagttttatgaatttatttaggtcttaatttaattttttaagttgtGATGACACCTATTAAAACGATAATGTTTTGGACACAGATTTATTTGTCTCAACAACATACCTACAAATCAGCGATGGAattagaaggaaaaaaatatacaatcttcaaaattaattgcaaATCGCTACATCATTGCATTGACAAACCATCATTCCCCGATAATactctttatattttgtttgtaaatattaaaataattgcagTTCAATTTAGTTCCAGACCTAACTTAACTTGCTTTTTATGTAAGTGGTGGGATTGCGCCattagatttataattttgcagtcattaatttaatcaatatattaaacAATTATTGATCCTCAAAGGCTCATTTTAACTTGACGCTCTCAAATGACTTCCtctttagattattttatcattgttTATTCCTTTGGTATGGGTTTTCCCATGTTGTATACTACGCATATAATCACACAAAAGATGAATGGCGTCGTCACACACTTTTTTGTGATGAtcgttttaagaaaaatgcatCGAGGCTTAAGGAAGTAACTAAGGCGCTAGAGTGTTAGTGAAGGGGGCTCTTCCTAcaagaatttgaagaaattcatTGATCATCTTTGGAAAATAAGTGCTTGtgtgttttaatttgtgtgctctgttttatagtaattttctTGTAATGTTCACTTTAAAAATTCATGTATTGTTATTCAAATAGGAATGTGATTAAATACAAACTCagattgtacaaactccaaactattatctggaatattgaaaaatgtcaacagagtttcaacggtagtcaaggATTGATGTTGTGccgatattgtgttgatactgtgttaacatcaaaatcttgaaattttaccctgtgttgatattgtattgaagtTGTGTTCAGGAGTttagagtttgtacaatatataagtttgcattttatcactaccctgtTCAAATATATCTAAGTTCAGTGACTGAAAGAAAATTCGTTATTttagaataatcaaatatttagttaagataatatttagaaaatcatacattaattattcttgtagccacatatatatagcatgactaattaaattcttatGAGCTTCAAAATCTACCAACATTCATACAAATTGATTTCAACACGAAGCCTAAAGTAGACATCTCCCTCAAACGAGTCCGTCGACAAAGTAGCGACGCCTCGAGCCATGAAGAAATCGCCGGTGCCTCCGATGACGGAAATGTCCCTCGTCTTGTTCATCATCTGATCAGCCCCGGCGAAGTTCAACGTGCCCACGCAGTCCGTGGAGTTGAAGAGGAACGAGAAGCCGAGCCACGCGCTGAATATGCTCCTTTGGTCGTACAAATACATGCCTTGGGCCCGGCCCACGGCCACCGAGTGCAAGTTGTTGTCTAGGGTTATGGGGTCGTCGAACGCCACTAGGTCCCCGAAGTTGTAGTGGGTCGCCAACGTGGTCCTGTTGGCCCACTGTGGGGACCCAATGATCGCAGAGGTGGCATTTTCGTAATTGTGCCCGTTGTAAAGGATGTCGTGGAAATAAAAGACGAGGTGCTGGCATGGCGGCCGGGAGTGGGGTTTTCGGCCGCGAGGGGCCgaggcggcagcggcggagATGAGGAGGCACAAGAAAATGGCCTTCAACATTGATGTAGTGGCCATAGTTTAGTAAGTGACACTAGTAGATATATGTGTTGCAAAATTGAGTAGTCTTGCTTTATTTTGCATGTTTGTAAGAGTCGATTTATAGGGGACTTGCGGTTGGTGAGCTTTGAAAAACAATGTTATTCAAGTTGTAActtgcataatttaattacttacGTAAACTATtgtttcattaataaaatttattcccTTTATTAGGTAGTATGTTCTAGTTTGATCCTTGTACTTATATGCTTTATTTCGATTGGTCTGTGTATAATACTTTTACTTCATTAGGTTCttgtatttttgttattcattaatttaaggaaacgagtattttttttatatttaagagaagaaaaaaatagagaaatcaAGATTCCAATTTGTCACtattgaaaaattcaaatgatacTCGGCTACTAAAGTTAGGATTTAGGAAGGTCCCTCAAGGCAACTTTTTAGAGTAGTAGCTTTCGATGTTTAAATCATACTTACTACATATGGAATTAATACGGACAGTTCGATTTTAATTCGTTTAGGGTTTAGTAATTTCTGGAAATATTTATGTTAGTTATTTTTCTACTCCTAAATTCTAACCCTCAGAGTggaacactacaaaaaaatcgTTATTTAGTGGCCGACATATCCGCCACTAAATAGTGATTTTTCCGCTACTCAAGGGGTTAGTGGCGGATTCAGTGACGGAACGGTGACGCAGCAATATAATCCCTGCTAAAATATCAGTGgcaatataacactctcctaactaaataatagccattagatattcaaattaagggcttagatcattaatccttaaatgtcaatacgatcaacgaaaaacgtcaataagaccataggattaattccaaaaaatatcaataggggtattaatgtcaattaactacatgtttagttataactaacttttaaaaaaatcccaaaactttaaattcatataacatatatcaaattaaagataatttcataagaattccaacgatatcatacatgcatatgttccgacgtcaaaatttgaaaaaaaaattcaaaaatttttaattttttcgtacaagcagaaatgtcaacatactatataaaatatgtcaatataatacacttagaatgtcaatataagcaatgggttaacattcttaaagcattgtgttgacattctcaaagcattgagttgatattttcgaaacactaaattgacattttcatccaaaatcctaatttggagttttttttatctttttcgatttaattaataaaaacgaaaattacacgtggcaaattgtagaccacaagttttttaaaatcctatgaccttaaattaatcgtaattagcaattaaatgataagttaGCAATTCATCACTCCCCCTGTTTAACTATTCATTATCTTTCCTTCTATTCATATTTCTCTTCATGTCCATATATGAGAAACTTATTAATCATAAGAATGTactgtaatttattttatttccatacATGCATCTTTTATACACCTACCACAATTATTGATTTGGAAAATATGTTAGAAAAAAATTCCCTTGGCCTTATTCGTTTTAATTGTCAAATTTAAAGATCTGATGACACGAGTTGGCGGGCGTGCATGGTAAGTGATGAAGACAGCCACTTTGAAGTTTGAAGTCACTAAACTAATTGTATCATCTTTTGTTCATATATGCATTTCTTTTCCATATAGCACATTTTtgaaatgtaaatattttattcataagaAATTGAGATCGATCATCgtaagggcatccacaatgggatGCCCTATGCACCGTCACGTTAGTATTTTTATCCTCCTCCTattccacctgcagtggggcggactatagcccgccctaagcgacgccctaagcattttacttctattttgtatttatatttttaggtttgcaaatgtaaataaaaataaacatataaaaacaacATCGGACTATTCGGATAATCTCCGGAATCCATTTTGCTTGAAATGTAGAAAATGTAGTGTGAAGTGTGAATTTGAGAGTGAagtgagtgaaaaatgaagtgaaaaggaaggaatatataggttttgaaaatttaataaaattaaaaaataaaacggaAACGCGTCGCATTGTCCGTTACCCATAGTCCGCGtcgtccacagtggcggacgatgggtaTCCTCCGCGCATCGTCCGCAGACGATGTATTgggcgcggacgatgggttacccatcgtccgcgatgctacagtggcggacgatgctgaacgctaaaccctaaaccctaacccatcgtccgccccattgcggatgccctaAGGGATTTTCTTTCATTAAACGTTAGTGTCTCTCACTCCCCAATTAagtgctatttttaaaaataattttcttcctatataaatgtctcatttctaCATAGTGATAAtgaaaattacttttattatcaatatttgTATTTACATTTTAATGGATTGTTCTGAATTGATTATCCTTAAAGCCCAATCTGCCACATGGGCCACAAAGCCCAAATTTATCTAGGACTCTGCAAACATGTTctgatttctttatttgtttttttcagaGGATATGAAACCTAAATTAACTGCACTTTTTTGTATACCATGTCAACTAAGTAgccaattttttctttttgattttatgcaaattttaagTGTTTAACGGACTTGGATTGcgttagtgtgctaactaatttacagtaataactaataactttcaatattgtgcattaaaattatcaatacaaagacataagtttatcagctgataaatttatgtctttgtgttgatgtttttaacctataaaattgatattagttattaattattaccataacttagttagtatttgatcacacaccCTTATTTTGGTGTTAATTTAGTTCTTTTTGTCGTGGTTGCACCCATTAAGACCACGTTGTTTTGGACACAGATTTATTCGTAAAAATTCACATTAAATATGAACAGGTGCGAGTTATACATAAACAGCCTTAAGTAATTGAGTCAATAATTGTCTCAACATCATACCTACAAATCAGCGATggaattagaaaaaataaaaacaatctttaaaaaaattgctaatCACTACATCATTGCTTTGACAAACCATCATTCcccaataatatttttatatggaatattttgtttgtaaatattaaaatgatgTTGTCCCAGACCTAACTTAACTTGCTTTTTATGTAAGTGGTGGGATTGCGCCATTaaatttactactataattttgcagtcatttaatcaatatattaaacAATTATTGATCCCCTCAAAGGCTCAGTTTAACTTGACGCTCACAAATGACTTCCtctttagattattttatcattgttTATTCCTTTGGTATGGGTTTTTCCATGTTGTATCCTACGCATATAAAGTATAATCACACAAAAGATGAATGGCGTCGTCACACACTTTTAACTATTCAAAAGCACAAAattgcaataattttattagttcttgatcatttttgtattttattgttgGACTTACCTTCGGAAAATGGGACCTAAGTTAGTATAAAGGTTTACAATATAgtacttttataataatattctagTCACTTTTGTAAAGTTTTGATCGCATAGACCACTAACTTCAGTTAATGTTAATATAAGCATGTAGACTGTTGTGCCAGAAGTATAGAAAATGAGTGGTTCCTATATTTAAAGTTGATAGAGACACGaatgaatcaaaatatatttaaaataatatacatagATCTAAGAGTACATATTTAGAgagattaataaatttgataggtgttaattttattttcttttatgacGTTCATCTCGTATCAACAAAGTGCAAATTACAAAAgctcaaattcataaattttcgTAAAACATTCTCAATTTTAATCTAGTACTGTATAAAACTTGTATTatccatttaaaataaattacatagaaATATGTGTTCCTCATGTACGTGTGCCCtcgaaaattgaaatggatCAATATCGGAATAAATATACACTCGAAATGTTAGTAAATTCATAAAGTTATAGTGAGATCAAAACTTGCTTTCATAGCTATAAATATGAttgttactactactatttttaaaagtacACTAAGCAAAAGATTTTTCTTTACTTGCAAAACACTTCCTTACATTAATTAGGATGTTTCAAGTTATTGAGTAGTTttatttatgacaaatagacaaaagaaaaaataaaatatttattatgctttactttattttatctccTACTCTATTatgtcttactttattctttattcttttttctattatcttcatttaaattacttgtacaattttattctacttattttctttctattttattttatttgcatttaattcatcaaatataattttcttatattttgtgaCTAATCGGTACTACTTTTAATTTACCATTAGAATTGCTTTTTTCGAGGTGCATTCTATTTTATACTATGTAATAATACTTCCACCGTCCCgttttagcagtcccattgacttttctgtcctctttttataaaaatgataaaaaaaaaaaaagttaaagaggagaaatggtaaattaagagagagaataatatagagaagaagCTTATcaacattattgtctctcttactttactatttctccactttaactattttttatcgtttttaaaaaaaatggcagaaaagtcaatgagactgctaaagcgagacggagggagtaatattctATTATAGATGGTTCTAAAAGTCTCAATAAACAGTTGACTTGGGAGTTTATGTAAACTCAGAAGTATGAAACTCTTTCTGTAATTTCAATCGTTCTCTCTCTTCGACGAAATCATCTTCAAAATTCAGGTTTGTTTTCTCACTTTCTGTGTTTGTTTGTAAACACCTTTCAACTGAATCCGATATGTACAATTATACATCGGTAAACTCTCTCGGTTTAGCGGCATTATCTGAAGACTCAATTTCGTCGTTTTCCCCAAAATATTGCATCGACGAATTAGCAGATTTCACAGTTTCTAATATCTGCAATCATCTTAGATCTTATCGGAATGGTTCAGGAAATATACTTTCCTATAAATTAATCGAGCTCAATTTCTACAAGTTTACCTCAAATCTTCATCGTGTTGTTTAAACCCCTAAACCCTTGGCAGCCTGCGCTCGAAATCAATCTACGTTAATTcattgaattttatgaattagatttttttatattgaatagTAAGACAGCTCAATTTGGATGGTTTTCATAATTCAGTGGAATCTTTTAATCCATATggtgtttttttaaattatattcattaagttttattttcaGTGCACGTGATGTAGAAAAAAAGCACTAGCTTGGGACAATAATTTGGCCTTTTTAGTTTAAGAAACTGTATGAAAGTCAACTAACAAGAAGTTGATTGCAACTCTCACATGATTTGGTTTTTAGTGTAGTTCTTGGTGATTTAAAGTGTGGTGACTTGTGTAGTTTTGATGCAGCAAATTGAAGTGCCGGAATTGCTACAAGAATAAGTTGTTTGAGGAGAAATGGCATTGAATGGAACAGTAAAATGTCCAGCACCAATGAAAGCGACGTCTAATGGAGTATTCCAAGGAGACAATCCTCTCGAATTTGCGCTTCCTCTGTTGATCGTGCAGATATGCCTCGTGGTCGTACTCACTCGAGTGCTCGCCTATCTCCTCAGGCCGCTGAGACAGCCACGTGTCGTTGCTGAGATTATTGTGAGTGTTCTTGCCTTTTTTGTTGCAATGATTTCTAGTGTGTGTTTTAGCACTTCTTTTTGTTACCTTTTAAGGAATACCTTTACTTTTGTACCTTTTGTCATGTCTTTAGCTCACAACCGTTGCTTTTGTATGTTGAGTTTAGTGCTCAAGAATGTTTCATTTGCACCATTGCCTTTGGTCCCATCTAATTAGAAGTAGTTACATGTGAACTTTTTGGATATGCCATTTTGTTTATACCATAGAAGCTTAGGTTCCAAACTTCAAAGATAAATCTTGATTTCAGACCATCagaattaaatcaattttcttttcttcacaaTCTGCTTTctaattggaatattaatcTAGTCATAATGCATCTGTCTatgtcaaaatcaaataaagctAGAATCATTGTACATGGAAACAATAGAGATATCTCTGTTTTCTGATCTCTCTAAAAGAGCAAATAATATCCACTGTGGACAGATATTTATATCTTGACATATGTTATATTCTTCATCACTTGTGTGGTGATTTATGTGTTCTAATTGAAACATGGATAAATGAATAGACATGTATGTTACCTTGCTGTTGTTGATACACTGAAATAATGGTAAATATTTGGCAAAACTAATGCAAATTGGGTATGATTTTGAAAGGGTGGAATCATCTTAGGTCCGTCGGTTTTAGGCCGGAATCTGAAGTATCTCCACACCATTTTCCCAGCAAGGAGCCTCACAGTTTTGGACACGATTGCCAATCTCGGCctcctcttctttctcttcctCGTTGGCCTCGAAATCGACCCAGCATCTCTCCGGAGGACCGGCAAAGCAGCCCTAAGCATTGCCCTAGCTGGAATCACTCTGCCATTTGCTCTAGGCATCGGCACGTCATTTGTGTTCAGGGCCACCATCTCCACAGGCGTAAGCCAGGCCCCGTTTCTAGTATTCATGGGAGTCGCCCTCTCCATCACTGCCTTCCCAGTGCTGGCTCGCATCCTGGCCGAGCTGAAGCTGCTAACCACCGATGTTGGCCGTATGGCCATGTCTGCTGCTGCTGTCAACGACGTGGCAGCTTGGGTTTTACTTGCTTTAGCCATCGCCTTATCAGGCACAGGCCATTCTCCCCTGGTCGCGCTGTGGGTGTTCATCTGTGGTTCGGGTTTTATAatcatatgcatatttatagCGCCCCCGATGTTTAGATGGATGTCGCAACGCTGCCCTGAGGGGCAGCAGGTTGATGAGATATACATATGTGCTACATTGGCTGCTGTTTTGGCTGCCGGATTTGTGACCGATGCTATTGGAATCCATGCACTTTTCGGGGCGTTTGTCCTCGGTGTTCTTGTGCCTAAACATGGGGCCTTCACTGGTGCTCTTG
The genomic region above belongs to Salvia hispanica cultivar TCC Black 2014 chromosome 3, UniMelb_Shisp_WGS_1.0, whole genome shotgun sequence and contains:
- the LOC125210685 gene encoding UDP-glycosyltransferase 83A1-like, with translation MAVTKGNKKPHVLAVPFPAQGHVKPLMKLARQIAKHGIKVTFVNIECVHRQILSSSRAEAEAEDEDMQNLVMTSVSDGRGPGEEHDVFKLLDTLRNSMPRSLTELIETINASTPDERITCVIADITMAYLSRTAESMGAEFVVFSPPSAAAVGILGLIPKLLEEGSMDQDGSVTNGVITSLSKDIPEWKKDEYSWSFAIDLKTQKIFFECSRRIVREVSEARLLISNTCYELETAACDLTPNLLPVGPLTLVNPDGPKPGPKSCSFHPQDLSCLTWLDGKADGSVIYVSFGSLAVFSQQQLDELAFGLEMSGRAFLWVVRADLANGSRAVLPDGLAGENGKIVEWAPQEEVLSHRSVGCFLSHCGWNSTLEGLSRGVPFLCWPYFSDQFHNQKYICDKWEIGLRIDHDENGIRSRHEIREKIDLVFCDDRFRKNASRLKEVTRESVGEGGSSYKNLKKFIDHLRKIC
- the LOC125216851 gene encoding dirigent protein-like; amino-acid sequence: MATTSMLKAIFLCLLISTAASAPRGRKPHSRPPCQQLVFYFHDILYNGHNYENATSAIIGSPQWANKTTVATPYNFGDLVAFDDPITLDNNLHSAPVGRAQGMYLYDQKSIYGAWLSFSFLFNSTDYVGTLNFAGADPLMNKTRDISVIGGTGDFFMARGVATLSTDSFEGDVYFRLRVEINLYECW
- the LOC125216949 gene encoding dirigent protein-like, which encodes MATTSMLKAIFLCLLISAAAASAPRGRKPHSRPPCQHLVFYFHDILYNGHNYENATSAIIGSPQWANRTTLATHYNFGDLVAFDDPITLDNNLHSVAVGRAQGMYLYDQRSIFSAWLGFSFLFNSTDCVGTLNFAGADQMMNKTRDISVIGGTGDFFMARGVATLSTDSFEGDVYFRLRVEINLYECW